The Myotis daubentonii chromosome 9, mMyoDau2.1, whole genome shotgun sequence genome has a segment encoding these proteins:
- the LOC132242053 gene encoding immunoglobulin-binding protein 1-like, which yields MSTVEEEFPLPRLPELFDTSQQLLDEVEETAEPSTSKRIQKKVSEGLTQLEKAAEMLSKLDLFSRNEDLEEIASTDLKYLLVPALQGALAMKQVDPSKRLDHLQWAREHFVNYLTQCQFYHVAEFELPQTNNNPTENNTALSPVAHPSLLAMATKRQTKIERYKQRKEVEQRLSAMKSAMESGQVDDENVREYYLLQLRRWIVISLEEIESIDQEMTILRGRGSLSEASTSPSSHQDRPPGRPFILTRNVTQTKVFGAGYPSLASMAVSDWYDQYGKCGTLPDQGIPKTTSEVKIAAQGKEEQKQKKKEDDEQTHSRAREWDDWKDTHPRGYGNRQNMG from the coding sequence ATGTCAACAGTGGAAGAAGAGTTCCCACTGCCGCGGCTCCCAGAGCTGTTCGACACTAGCCAACAACTTCTGGATGAAGTGGAAGAGACGGCTGAACCCAGCACTTCCAAGAGAATCCAAAAGAAGGTCTCGGAGGGGCTAACACAACTTGAGAAGGCAGCCGAAATGTTGTCAAAACTCGACTTGTTCAGCCGAAATGAAGATTTGGAGGAGATTGCTTCCACAGACCTGAAGTACCTGCTGGTGCCAGCACTTCAAGGCGCGCTGGCCATGAAGCAGGTCGACCCCAGCAAGCGTCTGGATCATTTGCAGTGGGCTCGGGAACACTTCGTAAACTACCTAACTCAGTGCCAATTCTACCACGTGGCAGAGTTCGAGTTGCCCCAAACCAACAACAACCCGACTGAAAATAACACAGCTCTTTCCCCCGTGGCCCATCCTAGTCTCCTTGCAATGGCAACTAAGAGACAGACGAAAATAGAGAGATACAAGCAGAGGAAGGAGGTGGAGCAGAGGTTGTCCGCGATGAAATCTGCCATGGAAAGCGGCCAAGTAGATGATGAGAATGTTCGAGAATATTACCTCCTCCAGCTCCGAAGGTGGATTGTTATCAGCTTAGAAGAGATTGAGAGCATCGACCAGGAGATGACGATCCTGAGAGGAAGAGGCTCTTTATCAGAGGCATCGACTTCACCCTCATCTCATCAGGACAGGCCTCCAGGGAGACCATTCATTCTCACTCGGAATGTGACCCAAACCAAAGTATTTGGAGCTGGTTATCCCAGTCTGGCATCTATGGCGGTGAGCGACTGGTATGACCAGTATGGGAAATGTGGAACATTACCAGATCAGGGAATACCCAAGACAACATCCGAGGTCAAAATAGCAGCTCAGGGAAAGGAAGAgcagaaacaaaagaagaaagaggatgATGAGCAAACACACAGCCGAGCTCGGGAGTGGGATGACTGGAAGGACACTCATCCTAGGGGCTACGGCAACCGACAGAACATGGGTTAG